The following are encoded in a window of Nocardioides houyundeii genomic DNA:
- a CDS encoding LrgB family protein, giving the protein MRQVVESPLFMVLLTLVGYRVGQALRDRTGGHPAVQPVLVAIVVTAAAISLLDIDYAAYAGGSGLINFWLGPATVALAVPLHRQVRRLRGVAVPMLVAVPLGAAVSIASAYLLVTALGGGEELALTMAPKAATTPVSIALSTHFGGLPALTAVVTIIAGILGAVAGPLVLTLARVRDPRARGLAIGASSHGIGTSRALADDEVEGAFSGLSMGLSALATSLVLPLVLLVLG; this is encoded by the coding sequence ATGAGGCAGGTCGTGGAGTCCCCGCTGTTCATGGTGCTGCTGACCCTGGTCGGCTACCGCGTGGGCCAGGCGCTGCGGGACCGCACCGGCGGCCACCCGGCCGTCCAGCCGGTGCTGGTGGCGATCGTGGTGACGGCCGCGGCGATCTCGCTGCTGGACATCGACTACGCGGCGTACGCCGGGGGGAGCGGGCTGATCAACTTCTGGCTGGGCCCCGCCACCGTGGCGCTCGCGGTGCCGCTGCACCGCCAGGTACGTCGGCTGCGTGGCGTCGCCGTCCCGATGCTGGTGGCCGTCCCACTGGGCGCGGCGGTCTCCATCGCCTCGGCGTACCTGCTGGTGACCGCGCTCGGCGGCGGGGAGGAGCTGGCCCTGACGATGGCACCCAAGGCGGCCACCACCCCGGTCTCGATCGCCCTCTCGACGCACTTCGGCGGCCTCCCGGCGCTGACCGCGGTGGTCACCATCATCGCCGGCATCCTCGGCGCCGTGGCCGGGCCGCTGGTGCTCACCCTCGCCCGGGTCCGCGACCCGCGTGCCCGCGGCCTCGCCATCGGGGCCTCGTCCCACGGCATCGGCACCTCCCGGGCGCTGGCCGACGACGAGGTCGAGGGCGCGTTCTCCGGACTGTCCATGGGCCTGTCCGCCCTGGCCACCAGCCTGGTCCTGCCGCTGGTGCTGCTGGTGCTCGGCTAG
- a CDS encoding amidase has protein sequence MSRLHAFADDALLDHDAVALVAMLRSGEVSVTELVEAAIARTSVVDQTLGTLAVELFDQARARARDPRGGFFSGIPTVVKDNADLAGVPTQQGTDAFVSPPAQADGDFARMFLATGVIPIGKSRLSEFGFSGAVDHPRMGPVRSPWHHDHYAGASSAGSAALVAAGAVPLAHANDGGGSIRIPAAVNGLVGLKPTRDRVPQDKLSRSMPVRIVADGVLSRTVRDTAAFLRESERIYRNPRLAPVGDVTEPLRRPLRIAVVTEGVGRSSTPEVRELTLKTAARLEAMGHRVEHIDPPVPDSFADHFLLYWSMLSLFLVRTGKRTHGESWDPSKLDNLTLGLARHCERNLHKLPLATAVMAGSELVSRRHYAKYDVTLTPTLATATPLVGHLDPTRDYEEIIDRMMDWVAFTPLQNATGEPAVSLPLATTSQGLPQGMQLGAGRGQEALLLGLSYALEEAHPWPRIQD, from the coding sequence ATGAGCCGACTGCATGCCTTTGCCGACGACGCCCTGCTGGACCACGACGCGGTAGCGCTGGTCGCGATGCTGCGCTCGGGAGAGGTCTCGGTGACCGAGCTCGTCGAGGCCGCGATCGCGCGGACCAGCGTGGTGGACCAGACCCTGGGCACCCTGGCCGTCGAGCTCTTCGACCAGGCCCGGGCGCGGGCCCGCGACCCCCGCGGCGGGTTCTTCTCGGGCATCCCCACGGTGGTCAAGGACAACGCCGACCTCGCCGGCGTGCCGACCCAGCAGGGCACGGACGCCTTCGTCTCGCCCCCGGCGCAGGCCGACGGCGACTTCGCGCGGATGTTCCTGGCCACCGGCGTCATCCCGATCGGCAAGTCGCGGCTCTCCGAGTTCGGCTTCTCCGGCGCCGTCGACCACCCCCGGATGGGTCCGGTGCGCAGCCCCTGGCACCACGACCACTACGCCGGCGCCTCCTCCGCGGGCTCGGCGGCCCTGGTCGCCGCCGGCGCGGTGCCGCTGGCGCACGCCAACGACGGCGGTGGCTCGATCCGGATCCCGGCGGCCGTCAACGGCCTGGTCGGGCTCAAGCCCACCCGGGACCGGGTCCCGCAGGACAAGCTCAGCCGCAGCATGCCGGTGCGGATCGTCGCCGACGGCGTGCTGAGCCGCACCGTGCGCGACACCGCGGCCTTCCTGCGCGAGTCCGAGCGGATCTACCGCAACCCCCGGCTGGCGCCGGTGGGCGACGTGACCGAGCCGCTGCGCCGCCCGCTGCGCATCGCGGTGGTCACCGAGGGGGTGGGCCGCAGCTCGACCCCGGAGGTGCGCGAGCTGACGCTGAAGACCGCCGCCCGGCTCGAGGCGATGGGGCACCGGGTCGAGCACATCGACCCGCCCGTGCCGGACTCCTTCGCCGACCACTTCCTGCTCTACTGGTCGATGCTCTCGCTCTTCCTGGTCCGCACCGGCAAGCGGACCCACGGCGAGAGCTGGGACCCCAGCAAGCTCGACAACCTCACCCTGGGGCTGGCCAGGCACTGTGAGCGCAACCTGCACAAGCTGCCGCTGGCCACCGCGGTGATGGCCGGCTCCGAGCTGGTCTCGCGCCGCCACTACGCCAAGTACGACGTCACCCTGACGCCGACGCTGGCCACCGCGACGCCCCTGGTGGGGCACCTGGACCCGACCCGGGACTACGAGGAGATCATCGACCGGATGATGGACTGGGTGGCCTTCACGCCGCTGCAGAACGCCACCGGCGAGCCGGCCGTCAGCCTCCCCCTGGCAACCACCTCGCAAGGCCTGCCCCAGGGCATGCAGCTGGGTGCCGGACGGGGTCAGGAGGCGCTCCTGCTGGGCCTGTCCTACGCCCTGGAGGAGGCCCATCCGTGGCCTCGGATCCAGGACTGA
- a CDS encoding pirin family protein has protein sequence MTNPDPRPREQSIQHGDTEVEVEVLPPREVPLGGPRAMTVRRTLPQRHRSLIGAWCFLDHYGPDEVSVTGGMRVPPHPHTGLATVSWLFSGEIEHRDSTGAHAVVRPGEFNLMTAGRGVSHSEVSVPGAEVLHGVQLWLALPEGAREVEPTFEHYVPRPVRGPGWESRAFLGTLAGDRSPVRTHTALLGAEVMVADGAHVELDLDPTFEHGVLLDVGHVSVGDQEVKPGELVYLGPGQRTLRLHCHDEARLILIGGPPFGEEIMMWWNFVGRTHEEIVGFREDWQGQVLREGRLVPDSTQVAPGRFGVVADQHLPPLPAPTLPNGRLKTRR, from the coding sequence TTGACCAACCCGGACCCGCGTCCGCGCGAGCAGTCGATCCAGCACGGCGACACCGAGGTCGAGGTGGAGGTGCTGCCGCCCCGCGAGGTGCCACTGGGCGGACCCCGGGCGATGACCGTGCGCCGTACCCTCCCGCAGCGGCACCGCTCGCTGATCGGCGCCTGGTGCTTCCTGGACCACTACGGTCCGGACGAGGTCTCGGTGACCGGCGGGATGCGGGTGCCGCCGCACCCGCACACCGGCCTGGCGACGGTGAGCTGGCTGTTCTCCGGCGAGATCGAGCACCGCGACTCCACCGGCGCCCACGCCGTGGTGCGGCCGGGGGAGTTCAACCTGATGACCGCGGGCCGGGGTGTGAGCCACTCCGAGGTCTCGGTCCCCGGCGCCGAGGTGCTGCACGGCGTGCAGCTGTGGCTCGCCCTGCCCGAGGGGGCGCGCGAGGTGGAGCCCACGTTCGAGCACTACGTGCCCCGGCCGGTGCGCGGACCCGGCTGGGAGAGCCGCGCCTTCCTCGGCACCCTGGCCGGCGACCGCTCCCCGGTGCGGACCCACACCGCGCTGCTGGGCGCGGAGGTGATGGTGGCCGACGGGGCACACGTCGAGCTGGACCTCGACCCGACCTTCGAGCACGGCGTGCTGCTGGACGTGGGCCACGTCAGCGTCGGTGACCAGGAGGTGAAGCCCGGCGAGCTGGTCTACCTGGGCCCCGGGCAGCGCACGCTGCGGCTGCACTGCCACGACGAGGCTCGGCTCATCCTGATCGGCGGTCCGCCGTTCGGGGAGGAGATCATGATGTGGTGGAACTTCGTGGGCCGTACCCACGAGGAGATCGTCGGGTTCCGCGAGGACTGGCAGGGCCAGGTGCTGCGCGAGGGCCGGCTGGTCCCGGACAGCACCCAGGTGGCCCCCGGGCGCTTCGGCGTGGTCGCCGACCAGCACCTGCCGCCGCTGCCTGCCCCCACGCTGCCCAACGGCCGGCTCAAGACCCGCCGCTGA
- the nemA gene encoding N-ethylmaleimide reductase, which translates to MTDLDPTRLLVPLDLGAVKASNRVFMAPLTRMRAAQPGALASDLSVEYYRQRASAGLLISEGTQISAEGQGYADTPGISTPEQVRAWRRVTDAVHAEGGLIAAQLWHTGRVNHESLHDGELPVSASALPVRVRTSLKDADGAVIRANAPTPRALETEEIPRLVEDYRRATAAAREAGFDLVEVHAAHGYLLHQFLAATCNVRTDAYGGSLENRARLVLEVVDACISEWGSDRVAIRLSPQGSFNGLADDDGPEETLHVISRLAERDLAYLHISEPDWAGGPALPEEYRRRLRVAYPGTLVAAGSYDAQKAVRLIEAGLIDAAAFGRSFIANPDLPVRLATRAPLNEPVPATFYGGGAEGYIDYPVL; encoded by the coding sequence ATGACCGACCTCGACCCCACCCGTCTGCTCGTCCCGCTCGACCTGGGCGCGGTGAAGGCCTCCAACCGGGTCTTCATGGCCCCCCTCACCCGGATGCGCGCGGCCCAGCCCGGGGCGCTCGCGTCCGACCTGAGCGTGGAGTACTACCGCCAACGCGCCTCCGCCGGGCTGCTGATCAGCGAGGGCACCCAGATCTCGGCCGAGGGCCAGGGGTACGCCGACACCCCGGGCATCAGCACGCCGGAGCAGGTCCGCGCCTGGCGGCGGGTGACCGACGCGGTGCACGCCGAGGGCGGCCTGATCGCGGCCCAGCTGTGGCACACCGGCCGGGTCAACCACGAGTCGCTGCACGACGGAGAGCTGCCGGTCTCGGCCTCCGCGCTGCCGGTCCGGGTGCGCACCAGCCTCAAGGACGCCGACGGCGCCGTGATCCGAGCGAACGCTCCCACTCCCCGCGCCCTGGAGACCGAGGAGATCCCCCGGCTCGTCGAGGACTACCGACGGGCGACCGCGGCTGCCCGCGAGGCCGGCTTCGACCTGGTGGAGGTCCACGCCGCCCACGGCTACCTGCTGCACCAGTTCCTCGCCGCCACCTGCAACGTCCGCACCGACGCCTACGGCGGCTCGCTGGAGAACCGGGCCCGGCTGGTGCTGGAGGTCGTGGACGCCTGCATCTCCGAGTGGGGCAGCGACCGGGTCGCGATCCGGCTCTCCCCCCAGGGCAGCTTCAACGGTCTCGCGGACGACGACGGTCCCGAGGAGACCCTGCACGTGATCAGCCGGCTCGCCGAGCGCGACCTGGCCTACCTGCACATCTCCGAGCCGGACTGGGCCGGCGGCCCGGCGCTCCCCGAGGAGTACCGGCGCCGGCTCCGGGTGGCGTACCCGGGCACGCTGGTGGCGGCGGGATCCTACGACGCCCAGAAGGCGGTCCGCCTGATCGAGGCGGGCCTGATCGACGCGGCCGCGTTCGGCCGCTCCTTCATCGCCAACCCGGACCTGCCGGTCCGCCTCGCCACCCGGGCACCGCTCAACGAGCCGGTGCCGGCCACCTTCTACGGCGGCGGCGCGGAGGGCTACATCGACTACCCGGTGCTCTGA
- a CDS encoding FAS1-like dehydratase domain-containing protein: MPLDESLVGRSFPPTEPYAVTAEAVAAFAATTGARYDGGPAPATFPIVLAFDAMQGFLAAEGLELHRIVHGEQRFAYQRPVVPGDVLSAALTVRSLRRIGGNDIIGTASDVTDSAGDLVCTTSATLVHRGVHGGPEAGR; the protein is encoded by the coding sequence ATGCCTCTCGACGAGTCCCTGGTGGGACGCAGCTTCCCGCCCACCGAGCCGTACGCCGTGACCGCCGAGGCCGTGGCCGCCTTCGCCGCCACCACGGGTGCCCGCTACGACGGCGGCCCCGCCCCCGCCACCTTCCCGATCGTGCTCGCCTTCGACGCGATGCAGGGCTTCCTGGCCGCGGAGGGCCTCGAGCTGCACCGGATCGTGCACGGCGAGCAGCGGTTCGCCTACCAGCGCCCCGTCGTCCCGGGCGACGTGCTGAGCGCCGCCCTGACGGTGCGGAGCCTGCGCCGGATCGGTGGCAACGACATCATCGGCACCGCCAGCGACGTCACCGACTCGGCCGGCGACCTGGTGTGCACCACCTCGGCCACCCTGGTGCACCGCGGGGTCCATGGCGGGCCGGAGGCCGGCCGATGA
- a CDS encoding DNA-3-methyladenine glycosylase I, which yields MELVRGADGLARCGWAAGSPVLLAYHDTEWGRPVHGEAAHLERITLEAFQSGLSWLTILNKRPAFRAAFAGFDADVVAAYDDADVARLMGDAGIVRNRRKIEAAITNAAACVALRADGGLERLLRQHAPVGPVEPQAATTSPESVALSKALKRHGFVFVGPTTMYALMEAIGLFDPHLPGCHRRGA from the coding sequence ATGGAGCTGGTGAGGGGTGCCGACGGACTGGCGCGCTGCGGATGGGCCGCCGGCAGCCCGGTCCTCCTCGCCTACCACGACACCGAGTGGGGCCGGCCGGTGCACGGCGAGGCCGCCCACCTGGAGCGGATCACCCTGGAGGCGTTCCAGTCCGGGCTCTCCTGGCTGACCATCCTCAACAAGCGGCCCGCGTTCCGGGCGGCGTTCGCCGGCTTCGACGCCGACGTCGTCGCGGCGTACGACGACGCCGACGTGGCGCGCCTGATGGGCGACGCGGGCATCGTGCGCAACCGGCGCAAGATCGAGGCCGCGATCACCAACGCCGCCGCATGCGTGGCGCTGCGCGCCGACGGCGGGCTGGAGCGGCTGCTCCGCCAGCACGCCCCGGTCGGTCCGGTGGAGCCCCAGGCCGCCACCACCTCGCCCGAGTCGGTGGCGCTGTCGAAGGCGCTGAAGCGGCACGGGTTCGTCTTCGTCGGTCCCACCACGATGTACGCACTGATGGAGGCGATCGGCCTCTTCGACCCGCACCTGCCCGGGTGCCACCGGCGCGGCGCCTGA
- a CDS encoding UDP-N-acetylmuramate dehydrogenase, which yields MTTPRSAPVLLRDHTTLRLGGPAAEFVEATDEAALVAAVAEADQRGVPVLLVAGGSNLVVADEGFDGRVVHVATTGVVSDVEDDATACGGGMVRVAAGEDWDALVARAVASGWSGLEALSGIPGSVGATPVQNVGAYGAEVAQTIASVRTWDRVEGRQRTFAAADCGFSYRHSRFKAEPERYLVLEVTFQLPLATLSAPVGYAELARGLEVQVGDRAPLADVRRTVLALRRGKGMVLDAGDHDTWSAGSFFTNPLLDPAEAAGLPEDAPRWPQPDGRVKTSAAWLIEHAGFSKGHSPAATGGRVSLSTKHTLALTNRGQASTADLLVLAREVRDGVERAYGVRLVNEPVLVGASL from the coding sequence GTGACCACCCCGAGGAGTGCGCCGGTGCTGCTGCGCGACCACACCACGCTGCGCCTGGGCGGCCCGGCGGCCGAGTTCGTCGAGGCGACCGACGAGGCCGCCCTGGTGGCGGCGGTGGCCGAGGCCGACCAGCGCGGGGTCCCGGTGCTCCTGGTGGCCGGCGGCTCCAACCTGGTGGTGGCCGACGAGGGCTTCGACGGGCGGGTGGTGCACGTGGCGACCACCGGTGTGGTCTCCGACGTCGAGGACGACGCGACGGCCTGCGGGGGAGGGATGGTGCGGGTGGCGGCCGGGGAGGACTGGGACGCGCTGGTGGCGCGCGCGGTGGCCTCGGGCTGGAGCGGCCTGGAGGCGCTCTCGGGCATCCCGGGGTCCGTGGGTGCCACCCCGGTGCAGAACGTCGGTGCCTACGGTGCCGAGGTGGCCCAGACCATCGCCTCGGTCCGCACCTGGGACCGGGTCGAGGGGCGCCAGCGGACCTTCGCCGCCGCCGACTGCGGGTTCTCCTACCGGCACAGCCGGTTCAAGGCCGAGCCCGAGCGCTACCTCGTCCTCGAGGTGACCTTCCAGCTGCCACTGGCGACCCTGTCGGCTCCGGTCGGGTACGCCGAGCTCGCCCGGGGGCTCGAGGTCCAGGTGGGGGACCGCGCCCCGCTGGCCGACGTACGCCGGACGGTGCTGGCCCTGCGCCGGGGCAAGGGCATGGTGCTCGACGCGGGCGACCACGACACCTGGAGCGCGGGCTCGTTCTTCACCAACCCGCTGCTCGACCCGGCCGAGGCCGCGGGGCTGCCCGAGGACGCCCCCCGCTGGCCCCAGCCCGACGGACGGGTCAAGACCAGTGCCGCCTGGCTGATCGAGCACGCCGGCTTCAGCAAGGGGCACAGCCCCGCCGCCACCGGCGGCCGGGTGAGCCTGTCCACCAAGCACACGCTGGCCCTGACCAACCGCGGGCAGGCCAGCACCGCCGACCTGCTGGTGCTGGCCAGGGAGGTGCGCG
- a CDS encoding MaoC/PaaZ C-terminal domain-containing protein, translating into MSALEQGSALAPRTFTVTRADLLRYAEASGDHNPIHSDEQVALSVGLPGVIAHGMFTMALVARAVAEWVPGAEVLELGCKFTQPVVVPAEGGAEVEVAGTVKQVEVDGDAARLTLALVVSSAGQKVLGMPRAVLRAPQP; encoded by the coding sequence ATGAGCGCGCTGGAGCAGGGCTCGGCCCTGGCCCCGCGCACCTTCACCGTCACCCGCGCGGACCTGCTGCGCTACGCGGAGGCCAGCGGCGACCACAACCCCATCCACTCCGACGAGCAGGTCGCGCTGAGCGTGGGTCTGCCCGGGGTGATCGCGCATGGGATGTTCACCATGGCGCTGGTCGCCCGGGCGGTCGCCGAGTGGGTGCCCGGTGCCGAGGTGCTGGAGCTGGGGTGCAAGTTCACCCAGCCGGTGGTGGTGCCGGCCGAGGGCGGTGCCGAGGTCGAGGTGGCGGGCACCGTCAAGCAGGTCGAGGTCGACGGGGACGCCGCCCGGCTCACGCTCGCCCTGGTGGTCAGCTCTGCGGGCCAGAAGGTGCTGGGCATGCCCCGAGCGGTGCTGCGAGCACCGCAGCCGTGA
- the rpmG gene encoding 50S ribosomal protein L33: protein MASKSSDVRPKITLACVDCKERNYITKKNRRNDPDRMEMKKFCPRCRTHTAHRETR, encoded by the coding sequence GTGGCCAGCAAGAGCTCTGACGTTCGCCCCAAGATCACGCTTGCGTGCGTGGACTGCAAGGAGCGCAACTACATCACCAAGAAGAACCGTCGCAACGACCCCGACCGCATGGAGATGAAGAAGTTCTGCCCGCGCTGCCGCACGCACACCGCGCACCGCGAGACCCGCTGA
- a CDS encoding multidrug effflux MFS transporter — MNPTLDLRSSRALVAIPIVLAMLSMIGPFSIDTPFPAFAQMADEFGVGSSQMQLVVTAYLAPFAVMSIFHGPLSDAVGRKPVILGSIAVYVVASIGAAFSPDLTVLLAFRVLQGLSAGGATVVSRTVIRDLFHGDQAQVLMSRVAMIFGLAPAVAPIVGGWVLQLGPWPGVFVFMAVLGVLLIVATAVALPESHPPERRVPLRLGSVVAGLADVARLPGFHRVAWAATFAFAGQFLYIGGASIFVVDLLGRGELDFWMFFVPMIGAMVCGSWISGRAAGRISGRRLVSLGFAVSLVGAAVGVAISSSPVQADLPWAVVGPSVLALGNGMSYPTLQLMMMDLFPERRGAVVSAGTFITLMVNATTAALITPVVGVTTLGMALTALVMIVLGLALWSWHCAVARAAQSTG; from the coding sequence GTGAATCCGACCCTGGACCTCCGCAGCAGCCGGGCGCTGGTCGCCATCCCGATCGTGCTGGCCATGCTCTCGATGATCGGGCCGTTCAGCATCGACACCCCGTTCCCGGCGTTCGCGCAGATGGCGGACGAGTTCGGGGTCGGCTCCTCGCAGATGCAGCTCGTGGTGACGGCGTACCTGGCGCCGTTCGCGGTGATGAGCATCTTCCACGGGCCGCTCTCGGACGCGGTCGGCCGCAAGCCGGTGATCCTCGGCTCCATCGCCGTCTACGTGGTGGCCTCGATCGGCGCGGCCTTCTCGCCCGACCTGACGGTGCTGCTGGCCTTCCGGGTGCTCCAGGGCCTGAGCGCGGGCGGCGCGACCGTGGTGAGCCGGACCGTCATCCGCGACCTCTTCCACGGCGACCAGGCGCAGGTGCTGATGAGCCGCGTCGCGATGATCTTCGGGCTGGCACCGGCGGTGGCGCCCATCGTGGGCGGGTGGGTGCTCCAGCTCGGCCCCTGGCCGGGCGTCTTCGTCTTCATGGCGGTGCTCGGGGTGCTCCTGATCGTGGCCACCGCCGTGGCGCTGCCCGAGAGCCACCCGCCGGAGCGACGGGTGCCGCTGCGCCTGGGCTCGGTGGTCGCCGGCCTGGCCGACGTGGCCCGGCTCCCCGGCTTCCACCGGGTCGCCTGGGCCGCGACGTTCGCCTTCGCCGGTCAGTTCCTCTACATCGGCGGGGCGTCGATCTTCGTGGTCGACCTGCTGGGGCGCGGCGAGCTCGACTTCTGGATGTTCTTCGTCCCGATGATCGGGGCGATGGTGTGCGGCTCCTGGATCTCGGGACGCGCGGCCGGCCGGATCAGCGGACGCCGACTGGTCAGCCTGGGTTTCGCGGTCTCCCTGGTCGGCGCAGCGGTGGGGGTGGCCATCTCGAGCTCACCGGTGCAGGCCGACCTGCCGTGGGCCGTCGTCGGCCCCAGCGTGCTGGCGCTGGGCAACGGGATGTCCTACCCGACGCTGCAGCTGATGATGATGGACCTGTTCCCCGAGCGCCGCGGCGCCGTGGTCTCCGCCGGGACCTTCATCACCTTGATGGTCAACGCCACCACCGCCGCGCTGATCACCCCCGTGGTGGGGGTGACGACGCTGGGCATGGCGCTGACGGCGCTGGTGATGATCGTGCTGGGCCTGGCCCTGTGGAGCTGGCACTGCGCGGTCGCCCGCGCCGCTCAGAGCACCGGGTAG
- a CDS encoding methyltransferase, which translates to MIDRMESVMESVVGGLDIRWDRQVLEPRPWTVEQAEWLAELSATAPAGAALELCSGVGHLGLVLHRLTARRLVMVDANPRACELAAENARAAGTEQVEIRNSVMTRALESQERFALVLADPPWVPRAEITRFPDDPTIAIDGGPTGLDLAVQCLDLIEQHLLDGGHAVLQLGTAEQVEELMAERAPTRVELVEVRRRERGVLAHLRTC; encoded by the coding sequence ATGATCGACCGCATGGAGTCTGTGATGGAGTCGGTGGTCGGCGGCCTCGACATACGGTGGGACCGTCAGGTGCTGGAGCCGCGTCCCTGGACGGTCGAGCAGGCCGAGTGGCTGGCCGAGCTGAGCGCCACGGCCCCGGCCGGCGCGGCGCTGGAGCTGTGCAGCGGGGTGGGCCACCTGGGCCTGGTGCTGCACCGGCTCACCGCTCGGCGGCTGGTGATGGTGGACGCCAACCCCCGGGCCTGCGAGCTGGCCGCGGAGAACGCGCGGGCGGCCGGGACCGAGCAGGTGGAGATCCGGAACTCGGTGATGACTCGAGCCCTGGAGTCCCAGGAGAGGTTCGCCCTGGTGCTGGCCGACCCGCCCTGGGTGCCGCGCGCGGAGATCACCCGCTTCCCCGACGACCCCACCATCGCGATCGACGGCGGCCCCACCGGCCTGGACCTGGCGGTGCAGTGCCTGGACCTGATCGAGCAGCACCTGCTCGACGGCGGGCACGCGGTGCTGCAGCTGGGCACCGCAGAGCAGGTCGAGGAGCTGATGGCCGAGCGCGCGCCCACCCGGGTGGAGCTGGTCGAGGTACGCCGCCGCGAGCGCGGCGTGCTGGCCCACCTCAGGACCTGCTGA
- a CDS encoding CidA/LrgA family protein, translating into MVRGLTVLLACQLAGEALVAGAHLPVPGPVVGMMLLFALLVGQSRRSGTAQAGAGREWTEGVHRAADGLLRHLQLFFVPAGVGVVVYAAALRTDAVPIAVSLVGSWLAGLLTVGWCVSLLARRTDGGPR; encoded by the coding sequence ATGGTCCGGGGACTGACCGTCCTGCTCGCCTGCCAGCTGGCCGGCGAGGCGCTGGTCGCGGGTGCCCACCTGCCGGTCCCGGGCCCGGTGGTGGGGATGATGCTGCTCTTCGCGCTGCTGGTCGGGCAGTCGCGGCGCTCGGGAACGGCGCAGGCCGGTGCCGGGCGGGAGTGGACCGAGGGAGTGCACCGCGCGGCCGACGGGCTGCTGCGCCACCTCCAGCTCTTCTTCGTGCCCGCCGGGGTCGGTGTCGTGGTCTACGCGGCGGCGCTGCGCACCGACGCCGTGCCGATCGCGGTCTCCCTGGTGGGCTCCTGGCTGGCGGGGCTGCTCACCGTGGGCTGGTGCGTCTCGCTGCTGGCCCGGCGCACCGACGGCGGACCGCGATGA
- a CDS encoding 5'-3' exonuclease, protein MTSPFPRALGEPRLLLAVDAPSLLHRNHHARAESDLRDRSGRPAWALHGMLRQILEAIERFDPDAVIFGLDDRTASVRAEAYPAYKAGRAVKDAALVDQLDRAGALLDALGLATLTPAGLEADDVSASAATWAGRNGWNCVIVTSDRDSFAHISDHTKVLRLIDGGMGNAPLLNPDRLHTLYGVAARQYLEFAALRGDASDNLPGVAGIGAKTAPVLLAQMGSMAAVWADIDHCEGRHVAAALDSWSTETGVRRVGAAVVRRLAAPGARERYEFNLAMMAGRDDLDLGLTPDVPGTPGLLPLDADRVSRVVGHLNVGATTSLAVRVLSERILAR, encoded by the coding sequence GTGACGTCCCCGTTCCCGCGAGCACTCGGCGAGCCCCGGCTGCTGCTCGCCGTCGACGCGCCGTCGCTGCTCCACCGCAACCACCACGCCCGGGCCGAGAGCGACCTGCGCGACCGCAGCGGGCGGCCGGCGTGGGCCCTGCACGGCATGCTGCGCCAGATCCTGGAGGCGATCGAGCGGTTCGACCCCGACGCGGTGATCTTCGGGCTGGACGACCGGACCGCCTCGGTGCGCGCCGAGGCGTATCCCGCCTACAAGGCCGGGCGCGCGGTGAAGGACGCCGCCCTGGTCGACCAGCTGGACCGGGCCGGCGCCCTGCTGGACGCGCTCGGCCTCGCCACCCTCACCCCGGCGGGCCTGGAGGCCGACGACGTCAGTGCCTCGGCGGCCACCTGGGCGGGCCGGAACGGCTGGAACTGCGTCATCGTCACCTCCGACCGGGACTCCTTCGCCCACATCAGCGACCACACCAAGGTGCTCCGGCTGATCGACGGCGGGATGGGCAACGCCCCGCTGCTCAACCCCGACCGCCTGCACACGCTCTACGGCGTGGCGGCGCGGCAGTACCTGGAGTTCGCGGCGCTGCGCGGGGACGCCAGCGACAACCTGCCCGGCGTGGCCGGCATCGGTGCCAAGACCGCCCCGGTGCTGCTGGCCCAGATGGGGTCGATGGCGGCGGTCTGGGCCGACATCGACCACTGCGAGGGCCGCCACGTGGCGGCGGCGCTCGACTCCTGGAGCACCGAGACCGGGGTACGACGGGTGGGCGCCGCGGTGGTGCGGCGGCTCGCCGCCCCCGGCGCCCGGGAGCGGTACGAGTTCAACCTGGCCATGATGGCCGGCCGCGACGACCTGGATCTCGGCCTCACCCCGGACGTCCCCGGCACCCCCGGGCTGCTCCCGCTCGACGCCGACCGGGTCTCGCGGGTGGTGGGTCACCTCAACGTCGGGGCCACCACCTCCTTGGCGGTGCGCGTGCTGTCGGAGCGCATACTCGCTCGGTGA